Genomic DNA from Longimicrobiaceae bacterium:
AAGTCCACCATGGCGCACAGCGTGGAGGTCCGCGTCCCCTTCCTGGACAACGCCCTCTCCGCCTACGCCGTCGGGCTCCCCGCGTCGTACAAGGTGCGGCGTGGGGAAAAGAAGTGGATCCTGCGGCGCGCTCTCCGCGGGATCGTCCCGGACGAGGTCCTGGACGGGCCCAAGACCGGCTTCGGGGTCCCCTACGAGTACTGGCTGCGCGCTCCGCTCGCCGGCTTCATGCGCGAGGTCCTCACCGACCCGGCGACCTCGCGGTGGGGGATCTTCGACACGCGCGCCCTGACCGCCTGCATGGACGACCACGTGTCCGGACGGCGGAACCACGGCTTCCTCCTATGGAAGTGCCTGCACCTCGCGCTCTGGCACCGTGCGTACTTCGATGGGCGCTGAGGGGAAGCCGCTCGTCCTCTTCGTGGGGGCGTTCCCGCCGGAGGGGAAGCGGATCCACGGGGGAATGGTCAGCTCCTGCGCGGCGCTGCTCGCCTCCTCGTTCCCGGACGAGGTGGACCTGCTCCTGGTGGACAGCACGCAGCAGGAGGTGCCTCCCCCGCCCGTGCTGCGGCGCGCCGTGCACGCCGCCCGCCGGGTCGCGCGGGTCGTGTGGCTCATCGAGCGCCGCCGTCCCGACGCGGTCCTCCTCTTCGCGGCGCTGGGACTGAGCCTGCTGGAGAAAGGGCTGTGCGCGGGGTATGCGCGCCTGCGGGGGATCCCCGCGCTCCTGTCGCTGCGCGGCGGCGCCTTCATGGACAGCAGCCGGCGCTCGCCCAGATACCGCCGGCTCTTCCGCCCGGTGCTGGCGAACGCGAGCTACCTGGTGTGCCAGGGGGATACGTGGCAGAGCTTCTTCGGGGAGGTGTACGGGATCCCCGCGGAGCGCTGCCCGGTGGTCCAGAACTGGACCGCCTCGCCGGATCTCCTCCGCATCGGAGAGGCGCGGGAGTACGGCGTCCGGCGGCGGGTCCGGCTCCTCTTCGTCGGGTGGCTGGACGACACCAAGGGGATCTTCGAGCTGCTGGAGGCGCTGGCGCGGCTCGCTGCCACCCCGGGTCTCCCCGAGGTGGAGCTCGTCGTCGCCGGGGAGGGGAACGCCTCGGAGGCCGCGCGGGAGTGGGTCCGCACGCGTGAGCTTGCGGATCGGGTTACATTTCTCGGCTGGATCGACGGGGAGGAGAAGCTCCGCGCCTTCGCGCAGGCGGACGTCTTCGTGCTCCCTAGCCACGGCGAGGGGCTCCCCAACGCGATGGTCGAGGCCATGGCGACGGGCCTCCCCGTGGTGGTCACCCCCGTGGGGAGCATCCCGGACGTGGTGGAGAGCGGGCGGCAGGGCGTCCTGGTCCCGGTGGGGGACGCGGGAGCCCTGGCGCGCGCCCTGGGGCCGCTGGTGGCGGACCCGGCCGCGCGGGAGCGGCTGGGGAGGGAGGGATTCAGGACGGCGAGGGAGCGGTTCGGCGTGGAGGAAGCCGTCCGCAAGCTGACGCGCATCATCCATCGCGCCCGGGAGGAGAGCTCCGGGGCGCGGATGCCCGT
This window encodes:
- a CDS encoding asparagine synthase C-terminal domain-containing protein; its protein translation is DPALRMALLLTVETPRSSPLRVMSAGARERLRGSDPFRAYRECQARFRGLDPVQRMLRTDLSVLLPNTFLEKVDKSTMAHSVEVRVPFLDNALSAYAVGLPASYKVRRGEKKWILRRALRGIVPDEVLDGPKTGFGVPYEYWLRAPLAGFMREVLTDPATSRWGIFDTRALTACMDDHVSGRRNHGFLLWKCLHLALWHRAYFDGR
- a CDS encoding glycosyltransferase family 4 protein, which encodes MGAEGKPLVLFVGAFPPEGKRIHGGMVSSCAALLASSFPDEVDLLLVDSTQQEVPPPPVLRRAVHAARRVARVVWLIERRRPDAVLLFAALGLSLLEKGLCAGYARLRGIPALLSLRGGAFMDSSRRSPRYRRLFRPVLANASYLVCQGDTWQSFFGEVYGIPAERCPVVQNWTASPDLLRIGEAREYGVRRRVRLLFVGWLDDTKGIFELLEALARLAATPGLPEVELVVAGEGNASEAAREWVRTRELADRVTFLGWIDGEEKLRAFAQADVFVLPSHGEGLPNAMVEAMATGLPVVVTPVGSIPDVVESGRQGVLVPVGDAGALARALGPLVADPAARERLGREGFRTARERFGVEEAVRKLTRIIHRAREESSGARMPVSGIRTEQEHP